The nucleotide sequence ACATGACATAGTGGCTGACAAAAGGAAGACAGGCAGACAATATGGGAACTAGTGCGCTCGCCTCGACCGTGTCGAGTGCGATCGAGCGCTTGGGATTGACCTACGAAGAGGTTGGCGGCATCGTCGATGCCTCGGCGCGGTCAGTGGCGCGCTGGACTTCAGGTCAAGTTGTCCCGCAACGCCTCAACAAGCAACGACTCATCGAACTGGCCTACGTCGCCGACGCCTTGGCCGAGGTCCTTCCCCGCGATCAGGCCAACGTCTGGATGTTCTCGCCAAACCGATTACTCGCGCACGGCAAGCCCGCTGACCTGGTGCGCGACGGTGAGTACCAGCGCGTCTTGGCGCTCATCGACGCCATGGCCGAAGGGATCTTCGTGTGAGCAATGGGCTCGACGAAGAGCTGGTGCAGCGCATCGATGCGCGTGGCACCGTGCAGTGGTCGGGCACCTGCTTCCGTTACACCGGCGCCCATCGTGAGCCGTTGTCGGGGGAGGGGGCGCGCAGATTCGGCGGGAGATGGAATCCGCCATTGCTGTTCTCGGCGATTTATCTGGCCGATTCCGCGCAAGCGTGCATGGTTGAAGTGGAACGCGCCGCCCAGGCCGCATCGACGACACCCGAGCAGATGCTCCAAGCCCGCTACCGGCTGCACACCATTCAAGCGACCGACATGGCGGTTCTGGATCTGACCACCGCCGAAGCGCGTGACGCGGTGGGGCTCGAAGACGACGACATCTACGGCGACGATTGGTCGGCCTGCCAAGCGGTGGGCCATGCCGCGTGGTTTCTTCACGTGCAAGGAGTACTTGTGCCGGCGGCCGGTGGAGTCGGCCTGGTCATCACCGCCTACGAACAGCGCACCCGCCCTGGCCAACTCCAAATCAGCCACAGCGAAGACCTGACACCAACCCTGTACCGACAACTACGTGACCCCTAATACCGAACCCACGGCGACCGAACAGCACCGCCAAGGACCGCCTGGCGGTGAGGCGGCAGCCGCCGAACCGCGCTGGGGCGGGGCGGCGCTGCTGCGACCGGGAGTCTTGGCCTTCACCGGATCGATCGGTTCCACTGATGCCCATGCGCACCACGCCGTTCAGATCGTCACCGCGACAACGGAGTTGACGGTGCTCGGCGAGCACGGTGCACGCTACGTCGGGACGAAGGTCGTCGTGCCCGCCGACGCCCCGCACCGGATCGAGGTCGGCGCCCGGGAGGGCACGGTGATCTTCCTGGAACCGGAATCCGCGCCGGGACGGGCCGCGCACTTCCGTGCCGTGCGCTGCGGGTGGACCGTCACCCCGGTGCTGACCTTCACCCGGCGACGAGTGCTGACCGTGGTGGTCGACGAGCTGATCGCGCATCTGGCGCCCGCCAGCGCCGACGATGACGCGACGTCACGGCATCCCGCCGTCGATGACGCGTTGCGACTGTTGCCCGACCTGGTGGCGGCGGGACCGATCAGCGGCACCGAACTTGCTTCCCTGGTTGGCCTTTCGGCGAGCCGGTTGACCCATCTGTTCACCGAGCACGTCGGCATTCCGCTCCGTCGCTACGTGTTGTGGTCGCGGTTGCGGGCCGCGATCGTCCGGGTGCAGGCCGGTGATGACCTGACCGGCGCGGCGCACGGCGCTGGGTTCGCCGACAGTGCCCATCTCACCCGGACTACCCGTGAGATGTTCGGCCTGCCGCCCTCGGCGCTGAGTCGGCACGTCTCCTGGGATCTCGACAACGGGTAGCCGAATCGTTCAAGCGCTACCACGGCGGCGGCAGCGACGATCACTGCATGAGTATGACTTCTTCTCCGACATCGACGACGAGAACCGCGGTCCAGGTGGTGGCCCGCTACGGTTACGTGCCGTTCATGCTGATCGGTCTCAACGGTGCGGGGATCGCCGTCGCCGCCGCCGGCGCACCCAAGTACTGGCTGCTGGCTATTCTGGCGGTGGCGATCGCGACGGCGTTCGTGGTGGAGCGGATCATCCCGTATGACCCGCGGTGGAACCACGACCGCGCCGACACCACCCGCGACCGCATCCACGTCGCGGTCAACGAAACCCTCATCCTGGCCAGCGTCGCCGCGATCCCGCTGCTTGCCGCGATCGTCCCCGCACCCCAGTGGTGGCCGCACAACTGGCCTTTCGTCGTACAGGTCCTCACCGCGATCCTGGTCGCCGACTTCGGGATCACCGTGGTGCATCTGGCCAGTCACAAGATCGGGGTGCTATGGCGCTTCCACGCGGTGCACCACAGCATCACCCGCTTCTACGGCCTCAACGGCCTGATGAAACACCCGCTGCACCAAACCGTGGAGATGGCCGCCGGCGTCGCACCGCTGATCCTGATCGGGCTGCCCGTCAACTTGGCCTCCGTCCTGGCGCTGGCCGTGGCGATCCAGCTGCTGCTGCAGCACTCCAACGCCGACTACTGCATCGGACCCGCGAACTACGTGCTGGCCCTCAACGAAGGCCACCGCTTCCACCACCTCAAATGGGCCGGTATTGGCGACGTCAACTTCGGGCTGTTCACCCTGGTGTGGGACCACCTGATGCGCACCTACTCCTATGACCCCGCCCGCCGCTTCGACTCCACCCAGCTGGGCATGGCCGCCAAACCCGACTACCCCAGCGGCTACCTGCGCCAGATGGTCTACCCGTTCACCCGCGGCGGGGGTTGCGCCCTGAAAGACACCACGGGGGCGACGTTGACCGGCGCCCCGCAGACCTCCGACCCCGCCTCGAAGTATCGTTGCTGACCGGCTATCATCGTCACATGGCGATGAATAATACGGATGGCTGCCTCACCGGCGCCACCTCGGAGAATTCGAACGCCGCGGTGGCGCTGTTTCACAGTCTTTCGGACTCGGCGCGGTTGGCGATCGTGCGCCGCCTGGCTGACGGGGAGGCCCGCGTGGTCGACCTGATCGGCGAGCTGGGGCTGGCCCAGTCCACCGTGTCGGCCCATGTGGCGTGTCTGCGGGACTGCGGCCTGGTGACCGGCCGCCCTGAGGGCCGGCAGGTGTTCTACTCGCTGACCCGCCCCGAGCTGCTCGATCTGCTCGCCGCAGCCGAAACCCTTTTGGCCGCCACCGGCAACAAGGTGGCGCTGTGCCCCAACTACGGCAACCGCTCCCGCACCGCCGAGACGACTGACGGGCAGGAGGTTCGGCGGTGAGCGATGCGTGCGGCTGCGGCAACGACGAGCCCCGCGGCGCCGACGAGCTGGAGGGTCAGCCCGAGCGGCTCTGGCAGATCACCGAACTGCAGTTCGCTGCACTGTCGGGGGTGTTCCTGCTGGCCGCGGTGATCGCCGGGTTCCTCGACGCGCCCGAGCCGGTCGTCTCGGCGCTGGAAGCGGTGGCGCTGCTGGCCGGCGCC is from Mycolicibacterium grossiae and encodes:
- a CDS encoding ArsR/SmtB family transcription factor, with the translated sequence MAMNNTDGCLTGATSENSNAAVALFHSLSDSARLAIVRRLADGEARVVDLIGELGLAQSTVSAHVACLRDCGLVTGRPEGRQVFYSLTRPELLDLLAAAETLLAATGNKVALCPNYGNRSRTAETTDGQEVRR
- a CDS encoding antitoxin Xre/MbcA/ParS toxin-binding domain-containing protein, whose amino-acid sequence is MGTSALASTVSSAIERLGLTYEEVGGIVDASARSVARWTSGQVVPQRLNKQRLIELAYVADALAEVLPRDQANVWMFSPNRLLAHGKPADLVRDGEYQRVLALIDAMAEGIFV
- a CDS encoding RES domain-containing protein translates to MSNGLDEELVQRIDARGTVQWSGTCFRYTGAHREPLSGEGARRFGGRWNPPLLFSAIYLADSAQACMVEVERAAQAASTTPEQMLQARYRLHTIQATDMAVLDLTTAEARDAVGLEDDDIYGDDWSACQAVGHAAWFLHVQGVLVPAAGGVGLVITAYEQRTRPGQLQISHSEDLTPTLYRQLRDP
- a CDS encoding sterol desaturase family protein, producing the protein MSMTSSPTSTTRTAVQVVARYGYVPFMLIGLNGAGIAVAAAGAPKYWLLAILAVAIATAFVVERIIPYDPRWNHDRADTTRDRIHVAVNETLILASVAAIPLLAAIVPAPQWWPHNWPFVVQVLTAILVADFGITVVHLASHKIGVLWRFHAVHHSITRFYGLNGLMKHPLHQTVEMAAGVAPLILIGLPVNLASVLALAVAIQLLLQHSNADYCIGPANYVLALNEGHRFHHLKWAGIGDVNFGLFTLVWDHLMRTYSYDPARRFDSTQLGMAAKPDYPSGYLRQMVYPFTRGGGCALKDTTGATLTGAPQTSDPASKYRC
- a CDS encoding helix-turn-helix domain-containing protein, translating into MLRPGVLAFTGSIGSTDAHAHHAVQIVTATTELTVLGEHGARYVGTKVVVPADAPHRIEVGAREGTVIFLEPESAPGRAAHFRAVRCGWTVTPVLTFTRRRVLTVVVDELIAHLAPASADDDATSRHPAVDDALRLLPDLVAAGPISGTELASLVGLSASRLTHLFTEHVGIPLRRYVLWSRLRAAIVRVQAGDDLTGAAHGAGFADSAHLTRTTREMFGLPPSALSRHVSWDLDNG